The following proteins come from a genomic window of Montipora capricornis isolate CH-2021 chromosome 9, ASM3666992v2, whole genome shotgun sequence:
- the LOC138017189 gene encoding oncoprotein-induced transcript 3 protein-like: MDKVYLVTVAVVVICTKSFSVQAKADGCSGYILLDKFDRADSYNVTPSIPSYDDTLANGWYKFGGFAGNQISQVCRPASYCNTLSPGWLNGSHPLVADGPVQRKVCFSDGKDCCGFDVNITVLNCNGFYVYYLTPTSKNYRYCGNGLSSTKGV; encoded by the exons ATGGACAAAGTTTATCTCGTTACAGTGGCTGTTGTTGTTATATGCACTAAGAGCTTTTCAGTTCAAGCAAAAGCTGACG GGTGCTCTGGCTATATATTACTCGACAAGTTTGACAGAGCAGATTCTTACAACGTCACACCCAGTATTCCAAGTTATGATGACACTCTTGCAAATGGATGGTACAAATTTGGTGGGTTTGCTGGAAatcaaatttcccaggtatgCAGACCTGCAAGTTATTGCAACACTCTCTCACCAGGATGGCTTAATGGATCGCATCCTTTAGTAGCTGATGGTCCTGTTCAACGCAAAGTGTGTTTTTCTGATGGCAAGGACTGTTGCGGATTCGATGTTAATATAACTGTTCTTAACTGCAATGGGTTCTATGTTTACTATCTGACACCGACAAGTAAGAACTATCGTTACTGTGGCAACGGATTATCAAGCACAAAAGGTGTGTGA